Proteins encoded together in one Henckelia pumila isolate YLH828 unplaced genomic scaffold, ASM3356847v2 CTG_477:::fragment_3, whole genome shotgun sequence window:
- the LOC140872909 gene encoding uncharacterized protein gives MQTVKQKVNNAAASAKERVDVLKAKTEGKAEKSMASNKEDKEMAKENKKAKEAEAKMKLHEDKAGNAAGHLQGKQQGQFGGAGAAPLTQGGNQHTAGTTAVPLSHNPAPAGGHNQYDQAVPPPQEPLDGHRP, from the exons aTGCAAACCGTAAAACAAAAGGTGAATAATGCTGCGGCTTCTGCCAAGGAGCGTGTTGACGTTCTCAAAGCCAAAACCGAAGGAAAG GCAGAGAAATCAATGGCAAGTAACAAGGAAGATAAAGAAATGGCCAAGGAAAATAAGAAAGCGAAAGAAGCTGAGGCCAAGATGAAGCTACATGAAGACAAGGCTGGGAATGCGGCGGGGCATTTGCAGGGAAAGCAACAGGGGCAATTCGGCGGAGCAGGGGCGGCGCCGCTCACGCAAGGTGGCAATCAACATACGGCGGGGACCACAGCCGTTCCGCTGTCGCATAACCCGGCTCCAGCTGGCGGCCATAATCAGTATGATCAAGCTGTTCCGCCGCCGCAAGAGCCTCTGGACGGCCACCGCCCGTGA